The Candidatus Thorarchaeota archaeon genome contains a region encoding:
- a CDS encoding MoaD/ThiS family protein: MSELSRIRVETVKITSQKTVSELLAELGMTHDHVVLLAGKRLKLNDILNEDDSVIVLPTITGG; encoded by the coding sequence TTGTCCGAACTATCGCGTATCAGAGTCGAGACTGTCAAGATCACCTCTCAGAAGACCGTTTCGGAGCTGCTGGCAGAGCTAGGCATGACGCATGACCACGTTGTTCTCCTGGCCGGAAAGAGGTTGAAGCTCAATGACATCCTGAACGAGGACGACTCTGTGATTGTGCTTCCAACAATCACTGGTGGCTGA
- a CDS encoding hydroxymethylglutaryl-CoA synthase yields MVGIVGYGVYIPRYRIKTEDIASVWGEDGAAMASGLAVYEKSVPGPDEDVATISTEAARNAVKYAGINPTEIGAVYVGSESHPYAVKPTGTIVAEAIGCSPQMTCADFEFACKAGTAAVQVCMGLVSSDMIKYGLAIGSDTAQGRPGDALEYSAAAGGAAILIGKTNSVATIEATASFTTDTPDFWRREGSDFPSHGARFTGEPAYFRHVEEGAKLLMSRTGRGIDDYDYFVFHMPNGKFPAIVGRNIGVPKEKLEDSLVVKRIGNTYSGSSMIGLCRVLDIAKPGARIFMVSYGSGAGSDAFSIRVEDEILNHRGRVPTVDDYIERKTYISYAVYAKYRRKIKAIG; encoded by the coding sequence ATGGTGGGAATTGTTGGTTATGGCGTCTACATACCTCGATATCGCATAAAGACTGAGGATATCGCAAGTGTATGGGGCGAGGATGGCGCTGCAATGGCGTCAGGACTTGCCGTGTATGAGAAGTCCGTTCCTGGACCAGACGAGGATGTGGCCACCATCTCTACCGAGGCTGCACGGAACGCAGTCAAGTATGCCGGGATAAACCCAACCGAGATTGGCGCAGTATACGTCGGCTCTGAATCGCATCCGTACGCGGTCAAGCCGACCGGAACAATCGTGGCCGAGGCAATTGGTTGTTCCCCCCAGATGACCTGTGCTGACTTTGAGTTCGCCTGCAAGGCAGGCACGGCAGCAGTGCAAGTGTGCATGGGTCTAGTATCGTCGGACATGATCAAGTATGGTCTGGCCATTGGCTCAGACACTGCTCAGGGACGTCCCGGTGACGCTCTTGAGTATTCAGCGGCTGCTGGTGGTGCAGCAATACTCATCGGAAAGACCAATTCCGTCGCCACGATCGAGGCGACCGCATCCTTCACGACCGATACTCCTGACTTCTGGCGTCGAGAAGGCTCAGACTTTCCGAGTCACGGGGCGAGGTTCACGGGAGAACCTGCGTACTTTAGACATGTGGAAGAGGGCGCCAAGTTGTTGATGAGTCGTACGGGCCGTGGAATTGATGACTATGACTACTTTGTATTCCATATGCCCAACGGCAAGTTCCCTGCCATCGTGGGTCGGAACATCGGTGTACCCAAGGAGAAGTTGGAAGACAGCCTAGTGGTGAAGAGGATTGGAAACACCTACTCAGGGTCTTCAATGATAGGTCTGTGCAGGGTTCTGGACATCGCGAAACCTGGAGCGAGAATCTTCATGGTCTCGTACGGGTCTGGTGCGGGTAGTGATGCTTTCAGCATTCGTGTTGAGGACGAGATACTCAACCACCGGGGTAGAGTCCCCACTGTGGACGACTATATCGAGAGAAAGACATACATCAGCTATGCAGTGTACGCCAAGTATCGACGCAAGATCAAGGCTATCGGGTGA
- a CDS encoding thiolase domain-containing protein: MTRRVAIVGVGISKFGELWEKNLRDITLEAGMYAIFDSQVSGKDIDAVCIGNMSAGRFTGQEHLGALAVDMGGLGHIPSYSVEAACASGGAAVRQAYMSILSGEHKVMLVLGCEKMSDVSQTEAMNTIGVASDWEWEGLFGATFPALYAFMARRHMHEYGTTEEQLAKVAVKNHANAVHNPWAQFQKAVSLDTVMTSGLLADPIRVLHSSPVSDGAAGLVMCSEDIAKKFTDTPVYIEASTQASDTLALHDRRDICTMDAVVISARDALKEIGATVDDIDVFELHDSFTISEITLTEDIGLCKKGEGGKILDEGLTQIGGKYPVNTSGGLKARGHPIGATGVAQVVELVLQLRGDAEKRQVDGAEKAMAVNIGGTGATSIVHVLGR; this comes from the coding sequence ATGACACGTAGAGTGGCAATAGTCGGAGTTGGAATCAGCAAATTCGGAGAGCTATGGGAAAAGAACCTTCGCGACATAACTCTTGAAGCTGGTATGTACGCGATATTTGATTCTCAAGTGTCCGGCAAAGACATCGACGCAGTCTGTATCGGAAACATGAGCGCAGGAAGATTCACGGGCCAAGAGCATCTTGGAGCCCTCGCGGTGGACATGGGTGGTCTTGGACACATCCCATCCTACAGCGTGGAGGCTGCCTGCGCAAGTGGCGGTGCAGCAGTGCGACAGGCGTACATGTCAATACTGTCAGGTGAACACAAGGTCATGCTGGTGCTTGGCTGTGAGAAGATGAGCGACGTCAGCCAGACCGAGGCCATGAACACAATCGGGGTTGCAAGCGATTGGGAGTGGGAAGGGCTGTTCGGAGCGACTTTCCCGGCCCTCTATGCCTTCATGGCCCGTCGTCACATGCACGAATACGGTACAACAGAAGAACAGCTCGCGAAGGTGGCTGTGAAGAACCATGCAAACGCTGTGCACAATCCGTGGGCTCAGTTTCAGAAGGCAGTCTCATTGGATACCGTGATGACATCCGGCCTGCTGGCGGACCCAATTCGAGTGCTTCACTCCTCGCCGGTGTCTGACGGTGCTGCAGGGCTCGTCATGTGCTCTGAGGACATAGCGAAGAAGTTCACGGACACGCCTGTCTACATAGAGGCATCAACTCAGGCCAGCGACACACTTGCACTTCACGACCGTCGTGACATATGTACCATGGATGCTGTGGTCATTTCTGCAAGGGATGCTCTGAAGGAGATTGGGGCCACGGTCGACGACATCGATGTATTCGAGCTGCATGACAGCTTCACAATCAGCGAGATCACACTCACCGAGGACATTGGGCTGTGCAAGAAGGGTGAGGGTGGCAAGATACTTGACGAAGGCCTCACACAGATAGGCGGCAAGTATCCTGTGAACACATCCGGTGGTCTGAAGGCACGGGGGCATCCGATTGGAGCAACTGGTGTCGCTCAGGTTGTCGAGCTGGTACTCCAGCTGAGAGGCGATGCCGAGAAGCGGCAGGTGGACGGAGCGGAGAAAGCGATGGCTGTGAACATCGGCGGCACGGGTGCAACGTCCATTGTTCATGTACTTGGGAGGTGA
- a CDS encoding Zn-ribbon domain-containing OB-fold protein, translating to MYSIVGNHCTTCGTYYFPPRPVCPECRRKGHLEEHKFKGLGKVHTFAIVRQAPDDFKRQVPYIIAQVELDEGARLTAQIVNCDIDAVEIGMRVRACFRKITEFGPEGIIVYGYKFEPTMKVTGHK from the coding sequence ATGTACAGCATCGTCGGCAATCACTGTACGACATGCGGTACTTACTACTTCCCGCCGAGACCGGTCTGTCCGGAGTGCCGGCGCAAGGGTCATCTAGAGGAACACAAGTTCAAGGGACTTGGCAAGGTCCACACCTTCGCGATAGTCCGTCAGGCTCCGGATGACTTCAAGCGTCAGGTACCGTACATCATCGCACAGGTTGAGCTTGACGAAGGAGCGAGGCTGACTGCTCAGATAGTCAATTGCGATATTGACGCAGTAGAGATTGGTATGCGGGTCCGTGCGTGCTTCAGGAAAATAACCGAATTCGGACCCGAGGGTATCATCGTCTATGGATACAAGTTTGAACCAACCATGAAGGTCACTGGTCACAAGTAG
- a CDS encoding metallophosphoesterase, whose amino-acid sequence MRILAVADVHCPRYLTEFAAALRGCRKPDIFLMAGDMVNRGMSAEFPRVLDTIEQQIGDDVPIVACFGNEEYIDTRTKLRASTGDRVTFLDEQSTVLEIGKTTVGIVGTQGSLDKPTLWQKRNMPQPRIIFERRAERAVSLLRELRGVVDRRILLMHYSPCLETCEGEESKTFSWLGSRKFYSAVRNEQPDLVIHGHVHNATVHEARVGTTLVLNVAFPATERVTSLDLWNTDTSSVDVEEEVEEVVYSEKV is encoded by the coding sequence ATGAGAATACTGGCCGTAGCGGATGTCCATTGCCCCAGGTATCTCACGGAGTTTGCAGCTGCACTCCGAGGCTGTCGGAAACCCGACATCTTTCTGATGGCCGGGGACATGGTGAATAGGGGCATGTCCGCGGAGTTTCCAAGGGTGCTCGATACAATAGAGCAACAGATTGGAGATGACGTGCCGATTGTTGCATGCTTTGGTAATGAGGAATACATTGACACACGCACCAAGCTCAGGGCGTCTACCGGGGACCGTGTGACATTCCTCGACGAGCAGTCCACGGTACTTGAGATTGGGAAGACGACAGTGGGGATTGTGGGCACTCAGGGCTCGCTGGACAAGCCCACATTATGGCAGAAGCGCAATATGCCGCAACCCAGGATCATCTTTGAAAGAAGAGCAGAGAGAGCCGTGTCCCTCCTCAGAGAACTCAGAGGAGTTGTCGATAGAAGGATACTGCTAATGCACTACAGTCCCTGCCTCGAGACATGCGAGGGGGAGGAGTCCAAGACATTCTCTTGGCTTGGCAGCCGTAAGTTCTATTCCGCTGTCAGGAACGAACAACCTGACCTAGTCATTCATGGACACGTTCACAATGCGACTGTTCATGAGGCCAGAGTGGGTACGACTCTGGTCTTGAATGTCGCCTTTCCAGCGACAGAGCGAGTCACCAGTCTAGACCTCTGGAACACCGACACATCGTCAGTTGACGTGGAAGAAGAAGTCGAAGAGGTCGTGTACTCAGAAAAGGTGTGA
- a CDS encoding DUF359 domain-containing protein: protein MQTATWALNLFDRLHLGHHVLIERLSEMPNPSACVLDGPLIDSELELRAIVQPADIRVARLQAFLRDEGLSETVAVSLINDIDQLTRAESRTRFMMFEGPCCAEIQAGVLERWSGVRDARDAFELLKPVRASDGDKLSSARIRKGEIDRLGRRLKGTREPARRLEVQDRAYLQAPKGRLYHTRDGPPEVQVASELVKTSPPRVIAVGDVTSATLAAQGAHVDLSIVDGATKRGAFSGRPTSECEYHIYNPPAVIYPEAWSTIDTALDSREKSVILVDGEEDLLGFPVVLLAPEGSVMLYGQPDAGIVWVPVNRENKSLARALLERMPTVA, encoded by the coding sequence ATGCAGACTGCTACCTGGGCTCTGAACCTGTTTGATAGGCTTCACCTTGGCCACCACGTGCTGATCGAACGACTCTCTGAGATGCCCAATCCGTCTGCATGTGTGCTGGACGGACCTCTCATCGACAGCGAACTTGAGCTACGTGCCATTGTGCAGCCTGCTGACATCCGTGTCGCTAGGCTCCAGGCCTTTCTTCGCGATGAGGGTCTTTCCGAGACAGTTGCGGTGTCCTTAATCAATGATATCGACCAACTGACAAGGGCCGAGAGCCGGACGCGCTTCATGATGTTCGAAGGTCCATGCTGTGCGGAGATACAGGCGGGGGTACTGGAGCGTTGGAGCGGTGTTCGTGATGCGAGAGACGCCTTCGAGTTATTGAAGCCAGTGCGAGCCAGCGATGGTGACAAGCTCTCGTCCGCGCGAATACGAAAAGGTGAGATAGACCGTCTTGGAAGACGTCTCAAGGGAACGCGGGAGCCTGCCCGGCGTCTTGAGGTTCAAGACCGAGCTTATCTCCAGGCGCCGAAGGGGCGGTTGTATCACACTCGTGACGGTCCCCCAGAGGTACAGGTTGCGTCCGAGCTTGTCAAGACTTCTCCTCCAAGAGTGATTGCAGTGGGCGATGTGACAAGTGCGACGCTGGCAGCGCAAGGAGCCCATGTGGACCTGAGCATAGTCGACGGCGCGACCAAGCGAGGCGCATTTAGTGGACGCCCGACCTCGGAGTGTGAGTACCACATCTACAACCCGCCGGCAGTGATTTACCCTGAGGCGTGGTCGACAATCGACACCGCACTTGACAGCCGGGAGAAGTCCGTGATCCTAGTTGACGGGGAAGAGGACCTGCTTGGATTCCCGGTCGTCCTGCTGGCTCCAGAGGGCTCTGTCATGCTCTACGGACAGCCAGACGCGGGAATAGTCTGGGTACCGGTGAACCGAGAGAACAAGTCACTGGCGAGGGCTCTGCTGGAAAGGATGCCCACAGTCGCCTGA
- a CDS encoding NAD(P)H-hydrate dehydratase translates to MRTEPMTAEQMRVLELNAQHLGITLGMLMQQAGREVARAIEKRETVEQKRIVILCGTGGNGGDGMVAARHLHEAGANVEVGLIGSEKAFTSKDTELNWGILKNIDGIVKTTLLTESDVRSYNSAGQADVLVDAMLGFGQKSKVREPMLTAVKAFNASGARKYSIDVPTGVDSDSGQALGPAIIADVTITLHAPKTGLLLAKEFVGELVVARIGIPPEAAKMCGPGDLWLFNRPRPADSKKGDYGRVLVIGGSDVYSGAPALTGLAALRTGADLVRVLVPQAVVTPIRSYSPNLMVESLPTRVFDVTSVDMAVEAARGANVVSIGPGLGMAPETIRGVQDLLKRVLSLDMGVVVDADGLKALPGIGIKMDPSRCILTPHWGELQILLGQKSEPRPDIQERIRRAREAAAKYDSVILLKGPIDVIAHPDGRHKLNKTGVPAMTVGGTGDVLTGISSAMMARRRDAFEAAAAAAFVSGLAGEAAYQELGNHITATDCIAKIPVAMRG, encoded by the coding sequence GTGAGAACTGAGCCCATGACAGCAGAGCAGATGCGGGTACTCGAACTGAATGCCCAGCATCTTGGTATCACACTTGGAATGCTGATGCAGCAGGCTGGCAGGGAAGTCGCAAGGGCCATCGAAAAGAGAGAGACCGTTGAGCAGAAACGGATTGTCATTCTGTGCGGCACAGGTGGCAATGGTGGCGACGGAATGGTCGCTGCACGGCACCTCCATGAAGCCGGTGCGAACGTCGAGGTGGGCCTCATCGGCTCAGAGAAGGCCTTCACGAGCAAGGACACAGAGCTGAATTGGGGCATCCTCAAGAACATCGATGGTATTGTCAAGACGACTCTGCTGACCGAGTCGGACGTCAGGAGCTACAACTCAGCAGGCCAGGCGGACGTCCTCGTTGATGCGATGCTGGGCTTTGGCCAGAAGAGCAAGGTTCGCGAGCCAATGCTTACCGCTGTCAAGGCTTTCAACGCATCCGGCGCGAGGAAGTACTCCATAGACGTGCCCACCGGGGTCGATTCAGACAGTGGACAAGCACTTGGCCCGGCCATCATAGCGGATGTGACCATCACACTCCATGCTCCAAAGACGGGACTGCTGCTGGCAAAGGAGTTCGTTGGAGAGCTGGTAGTGGCACGCATAGGCATTCCACCCGAAGCCGCCAAGATGTGTGGGCCCGGAGACCTCTGGCTGTTCAACCGTCCCAGACCTGCGGACTCGAAGAAGGGCGACTACGGTCGAGTCCTCGTCATCGGAGGGAGCGATGTGTACTCAGGTGCCCCTGCCCTGACCGGTCTTGCAGCACTTCGGACAGGCGCTGATCTAGTGAGGGTGCTTGTGCCTCAGGCAGTAGTGACACCGATAAGGTCATACAGCCCGAATCTGATGGTGGAATCGCTCCCCACTCGTGTCTTTGATGTCACCTCCGTCGACATGGCAGTCGAAGCGGCAAGAGGTGCGAATGTGGTCTCCATCGGACCCGGCTTGGGCATGGCCCCGGAGACCATCAGGGGAGTTCAAGACCTGCTGAAGCGAGTCTTGAGTCTAGACATGGGAGTCGTAGTCGATGCAGATGGACTCAAAGCGCTCCCCGGCATCGGTATCAAGATGGACCCTTCAAGGTGCATCCTGACGCCACACTGGGGAGAACTCCAGATCCTCTTGGGTCAGAAGTCGGAGCCTCGTCCAGACATTCAAGAGCGCATCAGGAGGGCAAGAGAGGCAGCAGCCAAGTATGACTCAGTCATACTCCTGAAGGGTCCAATAGATGTCATCGCTCATCCGGACGGCCGCCACAAGCTCAACAAGACAGGAGTGCCAGCCATGACTGTTGGAGGGACTGGCGATGTGCTTACTGGGATCTCCTCAGCGATGATGGCAAGGAGAAGAGACGCATTCGAGGCTGCAGCAGCGGCTGCATTTGTGTCCGGACTCGCTGGAGAGGCAGCATATCAGGAACTGGGCAACCACATAACGGCCACTGATTGCATCGCGAAGATACCTGTAGCAATGAGAGGATAG
- the gltA gene encoding NADPH-dependent glutamate synthase, with translation MSEGPKKERKPPTKKTPMKEQDPNVRRRNFNEVALGYTAEEAMAEAEKCLQCRNPKCVSGCPVEVPIKEFIELIRKGDFMAAAAKIKETNSLPAVCGRVCPQETQCEQSCIRGVRNEPIAIGRLERFVADYARAKGETLPELPPKLGKKIAVIGSGPAGLTCAGDLLKMGYDVTVFEAFHKPGGVLMYGIPEFRLPKSIVEAEVDYLMKLGAEIKYNYVIGKIKTIPELLEQDGYSAVFIGTGAGAPNFMKIRGENLVDVFSANEFLTRVNLMKAYRFPEYDTPVRIGKKVAVIGGGNVAMDAARTALRLGAAEVYVLYRRSREEMPARLEEIHHAEEEGVRFQFLINPTEILGDDKNRVIGMTCTRMELGPPDESGRRRPVVIPNSEFVLDIDTVIVAIGNSPNPIIPQTTPGLEVNPWGTVIIDEETGMTRIPGVFAGGDIVTGAATVISAMGAGKRAARGIHQYLSKNGGKEKPAKRPEKKQEDT, from the coding sequence ATGAGCGAGGGACCAAAGAAGGAGCGAAAGCCCCCCACAAAGAAGACCCCTATGAAAGAACAGGACCCGAATGTCCGGAGGCGCAACTTCAATGAGGTGGCCTTGGGATACACAGCAGAAGAGGCCATGGCTGAGGCAGAGAAGTGCCTTCAATGTCGCAACCCAAAGTGTGTGAGCGGTTGTCCAGTCGAGGTGCCCATCAAGGAATTCATTGAACTGATTCGCAAGGGCGACTTCATGGCTGCAGCGGCGAAGATAAAGGAGACCAACAGCCTTCCTGCAGTCTGCGGGCGGGTCTGCCCTCAAGAGACTCAGTGCGAGCAGTCCTGCATCCGTGGAGTGCGCAACGAGCCTATTGCAATCGGTCGACTGGAGAGGTTCGTGGCGGACTATGCAAGGGCAAAGGGCGAGACATTGCCAGAGCTGCCACCGAAGCTCGGAAAGAAGATAGCAGTGATTGGTTCGGGTCCGGCGGGACTCACATGCGCCGGAGACCTCCTCAAGATGGGCTACGATGTCACTGTGTTCGAGGCGTTCCACAAGCCCGGGGGTGTTCTCATGTACGGAATCCCCGAGTTCAGACTGCCAAAGAGCATTGTGGAGGCAGAAGTGGACTATCTGATGAAACTCGGAGCGGAGATCAAGTACAACTACGTCATCGGAAAAATCAAGACAATACCAGAGCTCCTTGAGCAGGATGGCTACTCGGCCGTGTTCATCGGCACCGGAGCTGGTGCGCCCAACTTCATGAAGATACGAGGTGAGAACCTTGTCGATGTCTTCTCCGCGAACGAATTCCTCACCAGAGTCAACCTGATGAAGGCCTACAGATTCCCGGAGTATGACACGCCCGTGCGGATTGGTAAGAAGGTGGCAGTCATAGGGGGCGGCAATGTCGCCATGGACGCTGCAAGAACTGCATTGCGGCTGGGTGCGGCCGAAGTCTATGTTCTCTATCGCAGGTCACGGGAAGAGATGCCAGCGCGTCTGGAGGAGATTCACCACGCTGAAGAGGAAGGAGTGAGGTTTCAATTCCTGATCAATCCCACCGAGATACTGGGAGATGACAAGAACAGGGTCATAGGTATGACCTGCACCAGAATGGAACTGGGACCTCCTGACGAGTCAGGCAGACGCAGACCCGTTGTGATTCCGAACTCCGAATTCGTGCTTGACATTGACACAGTGATAGTCGCGATTGGTAACTCTCCCAACCCGATAATTCCCCAGACGACGCCGGGACTGGAAGTCAATCCATGGGGGACTGTCATCATCGATGAAGAGACTGGAATGACAAGAATTCCTGGTGTGTTTGCTGGCGGTGATATTGTGACTGGGGCCGCAACGGTAATCAGCGCAATGGGTGCGGGCAAGCGAGCAGCGAGAGGTATACACCAATACCTGTCGAAGAATGGCGGCAAAGAAAAGCCAGCCAAGAGGCCTGAAAAGAAACAAGAAGACACTTGA
- a CDS encoding sulfide/dihydroorotate dehydrogenase-like FAD/NAD-binding protein: MYEIKFKQILNPMTKMMVVRAPDVAKVCRPGQFVMIRVNETGERFPLTIADFDREKGDITIVFQEVGKSTKLLGTLNIGDKILDFVGPLGKPTPTDKYYGTVVTVGGGCGSAICYPVARAFKAAGNYLITINGARSMDLLLYRKEMYDISDEFYETTDDGSCGVHGFVTAVLADLIQKGRKIDLVFAVGPVPMMKFVSRTTEPKKIPTWVSLNSIMVDGTGMCGACRVTVGGQMKFACVDGPEFDGHLVDYSELMGRLNAYWEEEAVSTGRWIKERGGMA; encoded by the coding sequence ATGTACGAGATCAAGTTCAAGCAGATCCTTAATCCCATGACCAAGATGATGGTCGTGAGAGCTCCTGATGTAGCAAAGGTCTGCAGACCTGGCCAATTCGTGATGATCAGAGTCAACGAAACAGGTGAGCGATTTCCACTCACGATTGCCGACTTTGATAGAGAGAAGGGCGACATCACCATAGTCTTTCAAGAGGTCGGCAAGTCTACGAAGCTTCTTGGCACATTGAACATCGGAGACAAGATTCTCGATTTCGTGGGGCCACTTGGCAAGCCTACACCGACGGACAAGTACTACGGTACTGTTGTGACCGTAGGAGGTGGGTGTGGCAGTGCAATCTGTTATCCCGTTGCTAGGGCTTTCAAGGCAGCAGGCAACTATCTCATCACAATAAACGGCGCGCGCAGCATGGACCTTCTCCTCTACAGAAAGGAGATGTACGACATCAGCGATGAGTTCTATGAAACCACCGACGATGGGTCTTGTGGAGTGCATGGCTTTGTCACAGCCGTCCTTGCCGACCTGATTCAGAAGGGCCGGAAGATTGACCTCGTATTTGCGGTCGGGCCCGTGCCAATGATGAAGTTCGTGAGCAGGACCACCGAGCCGAAGAAGATCCCGACGTGGGTGAGCCTGAACAGCATAATGGTAGATGGAACAGGGATGTGTGGCGCCTGCCGAGTCACAGTGGGCGGTCAGATGAAGTTTGCCTGCGTCGACGGTCCTGAGTTCGATGGACACCTCGTCGACTACAGCGAGCTCATGGGGCGCCTGAATGCATACTGGGAGGAAGAAGCAGTTTCCACCGGACGGTGGATAAAGGAACGCGGAGGCATGGCATAG
- a CDS encoding VWA domain-containing protein: MADHYHPPLPEPVIEYEPDKSSYFYIDSATWTVHLNTAGVPVHLTQGECEAFMRSVSQHEIQHYVFCPYDGVSSGMMFAAASRHLSSDLAMFTCNLFADLVVDSRLLKKHQALTYDRIVTSIHDAALRTHEHSQLWTLTVATYRMMWGFPLPPTCNVDDRTAKAATEIVGVARECLERETQWPVATEKIAKIVKEWLPKVGSQESSEGLGLRGKASGGASSTTDQSQKVADDIDRLMGNPLEVRNGDMAKRCIEGTRTSDSDTEMERLAREVEQRGGSLRDLRGVLLLAGMDTKGRNWTRFWYRAKARGMVSIDVREQRPSGSLPLSQDIWRLGDPIEELDIVQSLQAFPVIVPNMSTRKWKRTELLGNSEAEEYPDLLIVIDSSGSMTWSMTAKRVSGPYHMALLSAFAAVEFAFKRNQRVAVINFSDDIRTCTFTRSRQEVEDILLSYQGGGTVAPVKDIARVCGESEGRVLVLVMTDADIANWDQFVDSVERLSAQGHQFYVFHIGEAREETLEALRTAGASAVPVTTPKDLCGIVIREVGQLYRRWSRDQAI, from the coding sequence GTGGCAGACCACTACCATCCACCCTTGCCCGAGCCGGTGATAGAGTACGAACCGGACAAGAGCAGCTACTTCTACATAGACTCTGCAACGTGGACCGTGCACCTGAACACTGCTGGAGTACCAGTACACCTGACGCAGGGAGAGTGCGAGGCATTCATGCGCTCTGTGTCGCAGCATGAGATACAGCACTATGTGTTCTGTCCTTACGACGGCGTGTCCAGCGGCATGATGTTTGCTGCAGCCAGTAGACATCTGAGTTCGGACCTTGCAATGTTCACCTGTAATCTGTTTGCAGACCTGGTTGTGGACTCCAGGCTATTGAAAAAGCATCAAGCCCTGACTTACGACAGAATCGTCACATCAATCCATGACGCGGCTCTACGTACACATGAACACAGCCAGCTCTGGACTCTGACTGTGGCCACATACAGGATGATGTGGGGGTTTCCGCTGCCACCGACATGCAATGTGGATGATAGGACCGCAAAGGCAGCCACTGAAATAGTGGGGGTAGCACGCGAGTGTCTGGAACGTGAAACACAATGGCCTGTTGCAACAGAGAAGATAGCGAAGATAGTGAAGGAATGGCTGCCCAAAGTGGGGAGTCAGGAGTCCTCAGAGGGGCTCGGTCTCAGAGGAAAGGCTTCTGGGGGAGCCTCATCCACTACTGACCAGAGTCAAAAGGTGGCTGATGACATCGACCGCCTCATGGGCAACCCTCTTGAAGTCAGGAATGGGGACATGGCTAAGAGATGCATCGAGGGCACGAGAACCAGCGACAGCGACACGGAGATGGAGAGGCTCGCAAGGGAAGTGGAGCAGAGGGGAGGGTCATTAAGAGACCTGCGTGGGGTACTGCTGCTTGCTGGCATGGATACTAAGGGAAGGAATTGGACAAGATTCTGGTACAGAGCAAAAGCAAGAGGCATGGTCTCAATCGATGTGAGGGAGCAGAGGCCCTCAGGGTCTTTGCCTCTGAGTCAAGACATCTGGCGCTTGGGAGACCCGATTGAGGAGCTCGACATTGTCCAGTCCTTGCAGGCGTTTCCTGTGATTGTCCCGAACATGTCCACTAGGAAGTGGAAGCGAACAGAGTTGCTGGGCAACAGTGAGGCCGAAGAGTATCCGGACCTGTTGATTGTTATAGACTCCAGCGGATCCATGACGTGGTCGATGACGGCGAAGAGAGTATCAGGGCCCTATCACATGGCTCTACTCTCTGCTTTCGCCGCAGTCGAGTTTGCCTTCAAGAGGAACCAGCGTGTTGCTGTAATCAACTTCTCAGACGACATCCGCACATGCACTTTCACCAGGAGCCGACAGGAAGTCGAAGACATCCTGTTGTCATATCAGGGGGGTGGTACAGTGGCTCCGGTCAAGGATATAGCCAGAGTCTGCGGAGAGTCGGAAGGCAGGGTGCTGGTCCTAGTCATGACCGACGCAGACATCGCCAACTGGGACCAGTTCGTGGACTCAGTTGAGAGGCTGTCAGCACAGGGACACCAGTTCTACGTGTTCCATATTGGAGAAGCCCGCGAAGAGACGCTTGAAGCCCTGAGAACAGCGGGCGCATCAGCAGTCCCAGTCACAACGCCCAAGGACCTGTGCGGCATCGTGATTCGTGAAGTGGGACAGCTCTACAGACGATGGTCTAGGGACCAAGCTATATAA